Proteins found in one Micrococcales bacterium genomic segment:
- a CDS encoding DUF3073 domain-containing protein, with protein sequence MGRGRAKAKQTKVARELKYNTPQTDLAALQAELSGQSKSPDSADDLDEFEDYDEYATQDEDASR encoded by the coding sequence ATGGGGCGCGGCCGTGCAAAGGCCAAGCAGACGAAGGTTGCGCGTGAACTGAAGTACAACACGCCGCAGACGGACCTTGCTGCTCTGCAAGCCGAACTGAGCGGACAGTCGAAGTCGCCGGACAGTGCCGACGACCTCGACGAGTTTGAGGACTACGACGAGTACGCGACGCAGGACGAGGACGCCAGTCGCTGA
- the purQ gene encoding phosphoribosylformylglycinamidine synthase subunit PurQ — protein MSYREGVRVGVVTFPGTLDDVDAARAVRYAGGEAVTLWHADHDLRGVDAVVLPGGFSYGDYLRCGAIARFAPVMQEISDAAERGLPVLGICNGFQILCEAHLLPGALVRNQSLHFVCRDQALRVENTQTAWTQGFATDQEIVVPVKNGEGAYMADDATLDRLEGEGRVVFRYVGGNPNGSRRDIAGITNAAGNVVGLMPHPEHAIDPLTGPGTDGLGLFTSLLERAGV, from the coding sequence CTGTCGTACCGTGAGGGTGTGCGCGTAGGAGTAGTCACCTTCCCCGGGACGCTGGACGATGTCGATGCCGCGCGGGCGGTGCGTTACGCCGGTGGTGAGGCGGTGACCCTGTGGCACGCCGACCACGACCTGCGCGGAGTGGATGCGGTGGTGCTACCCGGCGGATTCTCCTACGGCGACTACCTCAGGTGCGGTGCCATCGCCCGGTTCGCCCCGGTGATGCAGGAGATCAGCGACGCCGCTGAGCGCGGCCTGCCGGTGCTGGGCATCTGCAACGGTTTCCAGATCCTCTGCGAGGCGCATCTGCTGCCCGGCGCCCTGGTGCGTAATCAGAGCCTGCATTTCGTGTGCCGCGATCAGGCGTTGCGCGTCGAGAACACGCAGACGGCGTGGACCCAAGGCTTCGCGACGGACCAGGAGATCGTCGTGCCGGTGAAGAACGGCGAGGGCGCCTACATGGCCGATGACGCCACGCTCGACCGTCTCGAAGGGGAGGGCCGCGTGGTCTTCCGCTATGTCGGCGGGAACCCCAACGGCTCGCGGCGGGACATCGCCGGGATCACCAACGCGGCCGGCAACGTCGTGGGCCTGATGCCGCACCCCGAGCACGCGATCGATCCACTGACCGGGCCGGGCACCGACGGCCTCGGTTTGTTCACCTCGCTGTTGGAGCGCGCCGGGGTGTAG
- a CDS encoding phosphoribosylformylglycinamidine cyclo-ligase encodes MSDYADAGVDVEAGERAVELMRERVAATMRPEVVGGLGGFAGLFDASALAGYRRPLLATATDGVGTKIAVARMMDVHDTIGIDLVAMVVDDLVVCGAEPLFMTDYIATGKVVPERIAAIVSGITTGCEQAGCALLGGETAEHPGLMQPDEYDLAGAGTAVVEADRLLGPERVRPGDAVVAMASSGLHSNGYSLARKVFFAQWDIGTDVPEFGRTLGEELLEPTRIYTRDCLTLARADLVHAFSHVTGGGLASNLARVLPDHLHADIERSTWDLPPVFEVLLGAGVTRPDAERTFNMGVGMVAVVPDPDPVLAMFAQRGVEAWVCGQVRTRTDADVSDAPAKGGAGGSVHLA; translated from the coding sequence GTGAGTGACTACGCCGACGCCGGAGTCGATGTCGAAGCCGGGGAGCGCGCGGTCGAGTTGATGCGCGAGCGCGTCGCCGCCACGATGCGGCCGGAGGTCGTCGGGGGTCTCGGTGGTTTCGCCGGGCTGTTCGATGCCTCCGCGCTCGCCGGCTACCGCCGCCCCCTGCTGGCCACCGCGACCGACGGCGTCGGGACCAAGATCGCTGTGGCGCGCATGATGGACGTGCACGACACCATCGGCATCGACCTCGTCGCCATGGTCGTGGACGACCTGGTGGTTTGCGGGGCCGAGCCGTTGTTCATGACCGACTACATCGCCACCGGCAAGGTCGTTCCGGAACGGATCGCGGCGATCGTCAGCGGCATCACCACCGGCTGCGAACAGGCGGGCTGCGCCCTGCTGGGGGGCGAGACCGCCGAGCACCCGGGGCTCATGCAGCCCGACGAGTACGACCTTGCCGGGGCCGGCACCGCAGTGGTGGAAGCCGATCGGCTGCTGGGCCCGGAACGGGTGCGGCCCGGAGACGCCGTCGTGGCCATGGCCAGTTCCGGGCTGCACTCCAACGGGTACTCGTTGGCCCGCAAGGTGTTCTTCGCGCAGTGGGACATCGGCACCGACGTGCCCGAATTCGGGCGGACGTTGGGTGAGGAGTTGCTCGAGCCCACGCGCATCTACACCCGCGACTGCCTCACGCTGGCGCGGGCCGACCTCGTCCACGCGTTCTCGCATGTGACCGGGGGTGGGCTGGCGAGCAACCTCGCGCGGGTGCTGCCCGATCATCTGCACGCCGACATCGAGCGCAGCACCTGGGACCTGCCGCCGGTGTTCGAAGTCCTGCTCGGCGCCGGCGTCACCCGACCCGATGCGGAACGCACCTTCAACATGGGTGTGGGCATGGTGGCCGTCGTCCCCGATCCGGACCCGGTGCTGGCGATGTTCGCACAGCGCGGCGTCGAGGCCTGGGTCTGCGGGCAGGTCCGGACCCGCACCGACGCCGACGTCTCGGACGCACCGGCCAAGGGCGGCGCCGGCGGCTCGGTCCACCTCGCGTAG
- a CDS encoding helix-turn-helix domain-containing protein, giving the protein MSANLSNPEELLTPSEVAALFRVDPKTVTRWAKAGKLSCVKTLGGHRRYLASEVNALLEGSLPQPRTPGPQMGI; this is encoded by the coding sequence ATGAGCGCCAACCTCAGCAACCCCGAGGAACTCCTGACCCCGTCCGAGGTCGCCGCCCTCTTCCGCGTGGACCCCAAGACGGTGACCCGCTGGGCCAAGGCCGGCAAGCTCTCCTGCGTCAAGACCCTCGGCGGGCACCGCCGCTACCTCGCCAGCGAGGTCAACGCCCTGCTCGAAGGTTCGCTGCCCCAGCCGCGCACACCCGGCCCGCAGATGGGCATCTGA
- a CDS encoding GNAT family N-acetyltransferase, producing the protein MRPVVPVPLAGRYVRLEPLGPGHAEIAGITDGFRYLPERPDDFDDWFPAAMASTDPLFFAAVVHGHAVGRAAVLRIDLPNAVAEIGHILWGPQMQRTPASTEALFLLVDHLFGLGARRVEWKCDDRNEASKAAALRFGFTFEGVFRQHKIVKGENRDTAWFSLLDREWPARRALLQSWLAPANFDADGRQLSALDGPRGLPRSTTGA; encoded by the coding sequence ATGAGACCGGTTGTGCCGGTCCCTCTGGCGGGGCGGTACGTGCGCCTCGAGCCGCTGGGGCCTGGGCACGCGGAAATTGCCGGCATCACCGACGGTTTCCGGTATCTCCCGGAACGCCCGGACGACTTCGACGACTGGTTCCCCGCCGCCATGGCCAGCACGGACCCGCTCTTCTTCGCCGCGGTGGTGCACGGACACGCAGTGGGACGGGCGGCGGTGCTGCGGATCGACCTGCCGAATGCGGTGGCGGAGATCGGGCACATCCTCTGGGGCCCGCAGATGCAGCGCACCCCCGCCTCCACCGAGGCGCTGTTCCTGCTCGTCGACCACCTCTTCGGCCTGGGTGCGCGCCGGGTGGAGTGGAAGTGCGACGACCGCAATGAGGCGTCGAAGGCGGCGGCGCTGCGGTTCGGCTTCACCTTCGAGGGGGTATTCCGCCAGCACAAGATTGTCAAAGGGGAGAATCGGGACACCGCGTGGTTCTCCCTGCTCGACCGGGAGTGGCCCGCCCGGCGCGCACTGCTGCAGTCCTGGCTCGCCCCGGCGAATTTCGACGCCGACGGCCGGCAGTTGTCCGCGCTGGATGGGCCACGCGGCCTCCCGCGGAGTACCACCGGAGCATGA
- a CDS encoding Virginiamycin B lyase: protein MSGSTFPRILLTILFGLGLVIAPAQAAAPPGVITEYDLPAGSEASEIAAGPDGNLWFTENDRHMIGRITPGGSVTEFPLATGAEPLGIAAGPDGNMWFTEYGAQAIGKITMTGVVSEYALTPGRGPADITAGPDGNMWFTEANGNRIGKITPAGIITEFPLPDTWVLPNGITAGPDGNLWFTANNMIARLTPAGDFTGFPLVGVGDVPFSIATGPDGNLWFTEYQGDAIARITPAGVITEQDLDTSGADYPYGIATGPDGNLWFAASGTNAIGRITPGGTMTQFPTPTTNSSPWGIAAGPDGSMWFTEFDGDKIGRITSGIAVADRKPALNGTGQVGLPWSATPTCGDRRPASRSAGSAMAHPYRGRPGWLTHRWTVISVRRSPAPAPLGCPACSPPCKRRAMRSRLWRR from the coding sequence ATGTCCGGCTCGACTTTCCCCCGCATCCTGCTCACTATCCTCTTCGGCCTCGGGCTGGTGATCGCGCCCGCGCAGGCCGCCGCACCGCCAGGTGTGATCACCGAGTACGACCTGCCCGCAGGCAGTGAGGCCTCAGAGATCGCCGCCGGGCCGGACGGCAACCTCTGGTTCACAGAGAACGACCGCCACATGATCGGGCGGATCACCCCGGGCGGCAGCGTCACCGAGTTCCCCCTGGCCACCGGTGCCGAGCCACTGGGAATCGCCGCGGGGCCTGACGGGAACATGTGGTTCACCGAGTACGGGGCACAGGCGATCGGGAAGATCACGATGACCGGGGTGGTCTCCGAGTACGCGCTCACGCCGGGCCGCGGCCCCGCCGACATCACTGCCGGACCGGACGGGAACATGTGGTTCACCGAGGCCAACGGCAACCGGATCGGGAAGATCACGCCCGCGGGCATCATCACGGAGTTTCCACTGCCCGACACGTGGGTCCTGCCCAACGGGATCACGGCCGGGCCCGATGGCAACCTCTGGTTCACAGCCAACAACATGATCGCCCGGCTGACCCCGGCCGGCGACTTCACGGGCTTCCCGCTCGTGGGCGTCGGTGACGTTCCGTTCAGCATCGCGACCGGGCCGGACGGGAACCTGTGGTTCACCGAGTACCAGGGCGACGCCATCGCCCGGATCACCCCCGCAGGCGTCATCACCGAGCAGGACCTCGACACCAGCGGCGCCGACTACCCGTATGGCATCGCCACCGGGCCGGACGGCAACCTCTGGTTCGCCGCGTCCGGGACCAACGCCATCGGGCGGATCACGCCCGGCGGCACCATGACCCAGTTCCCCACCCCCACCACGAACAGCTCCCCCTGGGGGATCGCCGCCGGGCCGGACGGGAGCATGTGGTTCACCGAGTTCGACGGCGACAAGATCGGGCGGATCACGTCCGGCATCGCGGTCGCGGACCGCAAACCGGCGCTGAACGGCACCGGACAGGTCGGCCTCCCATGGTCTGCGACGCCGACGTGTGGGGACCGGCGTCCAGCGTCACGATCGGCTGGCAGCGCGATGGCACACCCATACCGGGGCAGACCGGGCTGGCTTACACACCGGTGGACGGTGATCTCGGTTCGGCGATCACCTGCACCAGCACCGCTCGGCTGCCCGGCATGCTCACCTCCTTGCAAGCGACGAGCAATGCGATCACGGCTGTGGCGCAGGTAA
- the purS gene encoding phosphoribosylformylglycinamidine synthase subunit PurS: MPRIIVEVMPKAELLDPQGQAVQAAMGRLGFEGVVSVRQGKRFEIEVDGPITAERRIELEHLAETLLANPVIENHILIVE, from the coding sequence GTGCCGCGAATCATCGTCGAAGTCATGCCGAAAGCCGAACTGCTCGACCCGCAGGGGCAGGCCGTGCAGGCCGCCATGGGGCGCCTGGGCTTCGAAGGTGTCGTATCCGTGCGACAGGGCAAGCGCTTCGAGATCGAGGTGGACGGGCCGATCACCGCTGAGCGCCGCATCGAACTCGAGCACCTCGCCGAGACCCTGCTGGCCAACCCGGTGATCGAGAATCACATACTGATTGTGGAGTGA
- the purL gene encoding phosphoribosylformylglycinamidine synthase subunit PurL: MDSVEHAAQTPDQPQPFAELGLKPDEYKRIRDILGRRPTSSELAMYSVMWSEHCSYKSSKVHLRQFGEKAPESEALLVGIGENAGVVDIGDGWAVTFKVESHNHPSYIEPYQGAATGVGGIVRDILSMGARPLAVMDQLRFGDPGQADTARVVHGVVAGVGGYGNCLGLPNIGGETVFDPCYQTNPLVNALCVGAMRHEDIHVSSARGTGNLVVLYGALTGGDGIGGVSVLASESFDETGPSKRPAVQVGDPFTEKLLIECTLELLHAGLIEGIQDLGGAGLSCATSEMASNGDGGMHVWLDRVPLRDATLSPEEILMSESQERMCAVVTPTNRGEFMAICRKWGVTATVIGEVTDGDRLVIEWHGEVVVDVPPRTVAHDGPVYHRPLAEPAPLKARQAIPTEPEHTDPHETLLSLLASPNHGSKAWVTDQYDRYVRGNTALAQPEDAGVLRVDEQTGRGVAIATDCNARFVELDPYAGTQLALAEAYRNVAATGAVPLAVTNCLNFGSPEDPAVMWQFAQAVTGLADACQELRIPVTGGNVSFYNQTGDAAIHPTPVVGVLGVFDDVARRTPMAWGPDGELIYLLGATRPEFGGSAVATLQGILTGTPPLVDLQAERVLAEILVAGSRDGMLTAAHDVGDGGVGLALAEMAMRAGSGARTWVPDGVDPFTFLFSESAARALVVVPRSEELRFTEMCGARRFPCERIGVVDSGLGPVLQIGDVNVGIDEMARRAAGVLPALFA; the protein is encoded by the coding sequence ATGGATTCGGTCGAGCACGCCGCCCAGACCCCCGACCAGCCGCAGCCCTTCGCCGAACTCGGCCTGAAGCCCGACGAGTACAAGCGGATCCGAGACATCCTGGGCCGCAGACCGACCAGTTCGGAACTGGCCATGTACTCGGTCATGTGGAGCGAGCACTGCTCGTACAAGTCGAGCAAGGTCCACCTGCGACAGTTCGGTGAGAAGGCCCCCGAATCCGAGGCGCTGTTGGTCGGGATCGGGGAGAACGCGGGGGTCGTGGACATCGGCGACGGCTGGGCCGTCACGTTCAAAGTGGAGAGCCACAACCACCCGAGCTACATCGAGCCGTACCAGGGCGCCGCCACCGGCGTCGGCGGCATCGTCCGCGACATCCTCAGCATGGGTGCCCGGCCGCTGGCGGTCATGGACCAGCTCCGGTTCGGCGATCCCGGGCAGGCCGACACTGCCCGGGTGGTGCATGGCGTGGTTGCCGGTGTGGGCGGCTACGGCAACTGCCTCGGCCTGCCGAACATCGGCGGCGAGACGGTGTTCGACCCCTGCTACCAGACCAACCCGCTGGTCAACGCCCTGTGCGTGGGGGCCATGCGCCACGAGGACATCCACGTCAGCAGCGCCCGCGGTACCGGCAACCTCGTGGTCCTCTACGGAGCGCTCACCGGCGGTGACGGCATCGGCGGCGTGAGTGTGCTGGCCAGCGAGAGCTTCGACGAGACCGGCCCGAGCAAACGCCCGGCGGTCCAGGTCGGGGACCCGTTCACTGAGAAACTGCTCATCGAGTGCACGCTGGAACTGCTGCATGCCGGGCTCATCGAGGGCATCCAGGACCTCGGCGGCGCGGGATTGAGTTGCGCCACTTCCGAGATGGCCTCCAACGGTGATGGCGGCATGCATGTGTGGCTGGACCGGGTGCCGCTGCGCGACGCGACGCTGAGTCCTGAGGAGATCCTCATGAGCGAGTCGCAGGAGCGCATGTGCGCCGTCGTCACGCCCACGAACCGCGGCGAGTTCATGGCCATCTGCCGCAAGTGGGGTGTCACCGCCACCGTCATCGGCGAGGTGACCGACGGCGACCGGCTGGTCATCGAGTGGCACGGCGAGGTCGTCGTGGACGTGCCGCCGCGCACCGTGGCCCATGACGGCCCGGTCTATCACCGGCCGTTGGCCGAGCCCGCCCCGCTCAAGGCCCGGCAGGCGATCCCCACAGAGCCCGAGCACACCGACCCGCACGAGACCCTGCTGTCGCTGCTGGCCTCCCCCAACCACGGGTCGAAGGCCTGGGTCACCGATCAGTACGACCGGTACGTGCGGGGCAACACCGCGCTCGCGCAGCCCGAGGACGCCGGGGTGTTGAGGGTTGATGAGCAGACCGGCCGCGGCGTGGCCATCGCGACCGACTGCAACGCGCGCTTCGTCGAACTCGACCCGTACGCCGGCACGCAACTGGCCCTGGCCGAGGCCTACCGCAACGTCGCTGCCACCGGGGCGGTACCGCTGGCCGTGACCAACTGCTTGAACTTCGGCTCCCCGGAGGATCCCGCGGTGATGTGGCAGTTCGCGCAGGCTGTCACCGGCCTGGCCGACGCGTGTCAGGAGCTGCGGATCCCGGTGACCGGCGGGAACGTCAGTTTCTACAACCAGACCGGGGATGCGGCGATCCACCCCACGCCTGTCGTCGGGGTGCTGGGGGTCTTCGACGACGTCGCCCGGCGCACCCCGATGGCCTGGGGGCCCGACGGGGAGTTGATCTACCTGCTGGGCGCGACGAGGCCCGAGTTCGGTGGCTCCGCGGTCGCGACGCTGCAGGGGATCCTCACCGGCACCCCCCCGCTGGTCGACCTGCAGGCCGAACGGGTCCTCGCCGAGATCCTGGTGGCGGGTTCGCGGGACGGGATGCTCACCGCAGCCCACGACGTCGGCGACGGCGGGGTCGGGCTGGCCCTGGCCGAGATGGCGATGCGTGCCGGTTCCGGTGCGCGGACCTGGGTGCCGGACGGCGTGGACCCCTTCACGTTCCTGTTCTCCGAGTCGGCGGCCCGGGCCCTGGTCGTTGTGCCGCGCTCGGAGGAACTGCGGTTCACCGAGATGTGCGGTGCCCGCCGGTTCCCGTGCGAGCGGATCGGTGTGGTGGATTCCGGGCTCGGGCCGGTCCTGCAGATCGGCGACGTGAATGTCGGCATCGACGAGATGGCACGACGCGCGGCCGGGGTGCTGCCTGCGCTGTTCGCATGA
- a CDS encoding TSUP family transporter has protein sequence MPDLAQWLPVLVAVALAAGAFAQSLTGLGFSLIAAPATLAMFGPHDGVAIIVVLAAVASLLPLTHQWRHVGVRDAVGLLIPTLIATPVVVAALAGVDTSVVAVGAGIAVLIGVLFLARGVVWPGLRGIRGGIATGVASAVLNVVGGVGGPPVGMYATNAGWTPEHSRATLQFFFLIQNVVTALIIGYVQPPWWMLAALVLGTASGAAVAGRIPARAARLAVLVVAGLGGLGLVFANV, from the coding sequence GTGCCGGATCTCGCGCAGTGGCTACCGGTCCTGGTCGCCGTGGCGCTCGCTGCCGGAGCGTTCGCCCAGTCGCTCACTGGGCTCGGCTTCTCCCTGATCGCGGCGCCGGCGACGCTGGCCATGTTCGGGCCGCACGACGGGGTGGCGATCATCGTCGTACTGGCCGCCGTCGCCTCGCTGCTCCCCCTGACCCATCAGTGGCGTCACGTCGGCGTGCGCGACGCCGTCGGGCTGCTGATCCCCACCCTCATCGCCACGCCGGTCGTGGTGGCGGCACTGGCGGGCGTGGACACCTCGGTGGTGGCTGTGGGCGCCGGCATCGCCGTGCTGATCGGCGTCCTCTTCCTTGCGCGAGGGGTGGTGTGGCCGGGTCTGCGGGGCATCCGCGGCGGCATCGCGACCGGCGTGGCCTCCGCCGTCCTGAATGTGGTGGGCGGCGTGGGCGGTCCACCGGTGGGTATGTACGCGACCAATGCCGGGTGGACGCCCGAGCACTCGCGCGCGACCCTGCAGTTCTTCTTCCTCATCCAGAACGTGGTCACGGCGCTGATCATCGGGTACGTGCAGCCGCCGTGGTGGATGCTCGCCGCACTGGTTCTGGGCACGGCGTCCGGGGCTGCCGTGGCCGGGCGGATCCCGGCGCGGGCGGCCCGCCTCGCGGTGCTGGTCGTGGCCGGTCTTGGTGGGCTCGGCCTGGTCTTCGCGAACGTCTAG
- a CDS encoding GNAT family N-acetyltransferase: MMRVRPASPDEVRGVQTLVLRPHGPLPGDRPHPASWRHLAADVDGQVVGAVSVGPAPWLRADLAPLPRPHWQLRSMAVLPEHRGGVGADLLSAAVATARGAGAGGVWATARTAALGLYRRGGWRVVGDQWDKPGIGPHHYVVLSLRADNRTRLRPMARA, from the coding sequence GTGATGCGGGTCCGACCGGCGTCCCCGGACGAGGTGCGCGGGGTGCAGACGCTGGTGTTGCGCCCGCACGGCCCGCTGCCCGGGGACCGGCCACATCCGGCCTCGTGGCGGCACCTCGCGGCAGACGTCGACGGTCAGGTGGTCGGGGCAGTCTCGGTCGGACCGGCACCGTGGCTGCGTGCGGATCTGGCGCCCCTGCCCCGCCCGCACTGGCAGTTGCGCTCCATGGCGGTGCTGCCCGAGCACCGCGGCGGGGTGGGAGCGGATCTGCTCTCGGCTGCCGTGGCGACGGCCCGGGGGGCTGGGGCCGGCGGGGTGTGGGCGACTGCCCGGACGGCCGCGCTGGGGCTGTACCGACGCGGCGGCTGGCGGGTGGTCGGCGACCAGTGGGACAAGCCCGGCATCGGCCCCCATCACTACGTCGTGCTGAGCCTGCGCGCGGACAATCGGACCCGGCTACGCCCGATGGCGCGGGCGTAG
- a CDS encoding nitroreductase family deazaflavin-dependent oxidoreductase: MAYRDVMRWLGHQKWFAWTAARMAPLDAKVVKRTGGRFGLLGNYGLPQCLLTTTGRKSGQQRTVTLLYGTRAPDEFVLIGSNFGQKHHPAWALNLEASPECVFTVEDIPRDMTARMVTDDAEREQIWQLMYEIWPAYNAYRGRAGRDIKVFVLTPASQP, encoded by the coding sequence ATGGCATATCGAGACGTCATGCGTTGGCTGGGACATCAGAAGTGGTTCGCGTGGACCGCCGCGCGGATGGCGCCGCTGGACGCGAAGGTGGTGAAGCGGACCGGAGGCCGCTTCGGGCTGCTGGGCAACTACGGCCTGCCGCAGTGCCTGCTCACGACGACCGGCCGCAAGTCGGGCCAGCAGCGCACCGTCACCCTGCTCTACGGGACGCGCGCGCCCGACGAATTCGTGCTGATCGGGTCGAACTTCGGGCAGAAGCACCACCCCGCGTGGGCGCTGAACCTCGAAGCCAGCCCCGAGTGCGTGTTCACCGTCGAGGACATTCCCCGTGACATGACTGCGCGGATGGTCACCGATGACGCCGAGCGCGAGCAGATCTGGCAGTTGATGTACGAGATCTGGCCGGCATACAACGCGTACCGGGGGCGTGCGGGCCGGGACATCAAGGTCTTCGTCCTCACCCCCGCATCCCAGCCCTAG
- a CDS encoding universal stress protein: protein MSGSVIVGYDGSEGSAHALQWAAQAAKDRGRTLEVLTTWTMPAADLGIGAPGSLQEELVEELRGEARATNDQGVQIAADMGVNAVGEIVVGRTAAALVKRSDGAELAVVGSHGSGGLTGFLLGSVSRQVATHARCSTVVVRPSAKGADGIVVGVDGSPHSLKALEWAFEQASFSHEPLHVLHSWEIPPTWSMVEVPSYEPEVLIRDYGNAELRDTSEAMAGFRENFPDVKVRQEVVKGSPVKALVKASEGAVLLVVGSRGLGGFRGLLLGSVSHAVVHKAACSVAVVP, encoded by the coding sequence ATGTCAGGTTCGGTGATCGTCGGATATGACGGGTCGGAAGGCTCGGCCCACGCACTGCAGTGGGCGGCGCAGGCCGCCAAGGACCGCGGACGCACGCTGGAAGTCCTCACCACCTGGACGATGCCCGCGGCCGACTTGGGTATCGGAGCCCCCGGGTCGTTGCAGGAGGAACTGGTTGAGGAGTTGCGCGGCGAGGCGCGGGCGACCAATGACCAGGGGGTGCAGATCGCCGCGGACATGGGTGTCAACGCCGTCGGCGAGATCGTCGTCGGGCGTACCGCTGCCGCCCTCGTCAAACGCTCGGACGGTGCCGAACTGGCCGTGGTGGGAAGTCACGGTTCCGGCGGGCTCACGGGATTCCTGCTGGGCAGTGTCTCGCGGCAGGTGGCCACCCATGCGCGCTGCAGCACCGTCGTGGTGCGCCCCTCGGCGAAGGGGGCCGACGGGATCGTCGTGGGTGTGGATGGGTCACCACACTCCCTCAAAGCCCTGGAATGGGCCTTCGAGCAGGCCAGTTTCAGCCACGAGCCGCTGCATGTGCTGCACAGCTGGGAGATCCCGCCGACGTGGTCGATGGTCGAGGTGCCCAGTTACGAGCCCGAGGTGCTGATCCGCGACTACGGCAATGCGGAGTTGCGCGACACCTCCGAGGCGATGGCTGGCTTCCGCGAGAACTTCCCGGACGTCAAGGTCCGCCAGGAGGTCGTCAAGGGGTCGCCCGTGAAGGCCCTGGTGAAGGCCAGCGAGGGGGCTGTCCTGCTCGTGGTCGGCTCGCGTGGACTCGGTGGGTTCCGCGGGCTGCTGCTCGGTTCGGTCAGCCACGCGGTGGTGCACAAGGCCGCCTGCTCGGTGGCTGTCGTACCGTGA
- a CDS encoding amidophosphoribosyltransferase yields the protein MARGYGRLNHELLPGEKGPQDACGVFGVWASGEDVAKLTYYGLYALQHRGQESAGIATSDGRQVLVYKDMGLVSQVFSDSLLDSLRGHIAIGHARYSTTGSSVWENAQPTFRTTATGHLALGHNGNLTNTHELAERLATLDTGELPLDSTVIATSDTDLITGLLAAHPGKSIEQAAMAELPLMRGAFSLVFLDEHTLYAARDPQGIRPLSLGRLASGWVVASETAALDIVGASYVRDIEPGELVAIDDNGVRSTMFARPAPKGCLFEYVYLARPDSILNARSVHGVRAAVGRKLAIEAPADADLVIPVPESGTPAAIGFAQQSGLPFAQGLVKNAYVGRTFIQPSQTIRQLGLRLKLNPLAEVISGKRLVVVDDSIVRGNTQRAIARMLREAGAREVHVRISSPPVQWPCYYGIDFASRAELIAPGLSVDDIRTSIGADSLSYVSLEGLIEATGVATDQLCRACFDGEYPVALADPELRSKHVLEVSG from the coding sequence GTGGCGCGCGGCTATGGGCGATTGAACCACGAACTGCTCCCCGGCGAGAAAGGCCCGCAGGACGCCTGTGGGGTCTTCGGGGTCTGGGCATCCGGTGAGGACGTCGCCAAACTGACGTACTACGGGCTGTACGCCTTGCAGCACCGCGGCCAGGAGTCGGCGGGGATCGCCACCAGCGACGGCCGCCAAGTGCTGGTCTACAAGGACATGGGGCTGGTCTCGCAGGTCTTCTCCGACTCACTGCTCGACTCCCTGCGGGGCCACATCGCGATCGGCCACGCCCGCTATTCCACGACGGGGTCCAGCGTCTGGGAGAACGCCCAGCCGACGTTCCGGACCACCGCGACCGGGCACCTCGCCCTCGGCCACAACGGGAACCTCACCAACACCCACGAACTGGCCGAACGGCTGGCCACCCTGGACACCGGCGAGTTGCCCTTGGACAGCACGGTGATCGCGACGTCCGACACCGACCTCATCACCGGCCTGCTGGCTGCCCATCCCGGAAAGAGCATCGAACAGGCGGCCATGGCCGAACTGCCGCTCATGCGGGGGGCCTTCTCCTTGGTCTTCCTTGACGAGCACACCCTCTACGCTGCGCGGGACCCGCAGGGCATCCGGCCGTTGTCGCTGGGCCGCCTGGCCAGTGGCTGGGTCGTCGCCAGCGAGACTGCTGCGCTGGACATCGTGGGCGCCTCTTACGTGCGGGACATCGAGCCCGGCGAGCTGGTCGCCATCGATGACAACGGGGTGCGTTCGACGATGTTCGCGCGCCCGGCGCCAAAGGGTTGCCTATTCGAGTACGTCTACCTCGCGCGCCCGGACTCCATTCTCAACGCGCGCAGCGTCCACGGGGTGCGCGCCGCAGTGGGCCGCAAGCTCGCGATCGAAGCGCCGGCCGACGCCGACCTCGTGATCCCGGTGCCGGAGAGCGGCACGCCGGCGGCCATCGGCTTCGCACAGCAGTCGGGGCTGCCCTTCGCACAGGGCCTGGTGAAGAACGCCTACGTGGGACGCACCTTCATCCAGCCCTCCCAGACGATCCGACAGCTCGGCCTGCGGCTCAAACTCAACCCGCTGGCTGAGGTGATCTCCGGCAAGCGGCTGGTCGTCGTCGATGACTCCATCGTGCGCGGCAACACGCAACGGGCGATCGCGCGGATGCTGCGGGAGGCGGGCGCCCGCGAGGTGCACGTGCGCATCTCCTCGCCGCCCGTGCAATGGCCCTGCTACTACGGCATCGACTTCGCCTCCCGCGCCGAACTCATCGCCCCCGGGCTGTCGGTCGATGACATCCGCACGTCCATCGGGGCGGACTCCCTGAGTTATGTCTCCCTCGAGGGGCTCATCGAGGCGACCGGGGTCGCCACGGACCAGCTGTGCCGGGCCTGCTTCGACGGCGAGTACCCGGTGGCGCTGGCCGATCCGGAGCTGCGGTCCAAGCACGTGCTCGAGGTGTCTGGGTGA